The Chitiniphilus purpureus sequence TGGCCTCGCAGAACGTGCCCGGTGTGGCGGTGCTCAGGGCGGCGGGCTACCATCCGCCGCTTTCGCCCATCATCGGCTGGACCGGCATCATCACCATGCTGCTGGCGCCGTTCGGTGCCTTCGCGCTCAATCTGGCCGCGATCACCGCAGCCATCTGTATGGGCGCGGAGGCGCATGAGGATGCCCGGCGTCGCTATCTGGCGGCCGTGGCCGCCGGCGTGTTCTATGTGATCGTCGGGGTGTGCGGCGCCACTGTGGCCGCGCTGTTCGCCGCGTTTCCCAAGGAGCTGGTGCTGACACTGGCCGGCCTTGCCTTGATCAATACCATCGGCAACGGCCTTGCCGGTGCGGTGCGGGACGAGGCACAGCGCGAGCCGGCGCTGGTCACCTTCCTGGTGACTGCCTCAGGGGTGACGCTGTTCGGCATCGGCTCGGCGTTTTGGGGGCTGATCGGCGGAGCGCTCGCCTATCTGGCACTGACCTGGCGTCGCTGAAGGCGCCTGCCGGCACAGGCTGTCAGCGGGGAGCAGGTAGTTCAGCCAGCGCGGCCTGGATCAGCCGGTAGGCGATGCTGCCCCGGCTGGGCAGATCGGGCAGCGCTTCCGGGGTGAACCAGGCCGCGTCCTCGATCTCACCCGGCTGCGGCACGATCTCGCCCTCCACATAGTCGGCAAGGAATGCCAGCATCAGCGAATGCGGAAACGGCCAGCTCTGGCTGCCGAACCAGCGCAGGTTGCCGATGCGCAGCCCGACCTCCTCGTAAACCTCGCGATGCGCGCACGCCTCCAGCGTCTCGCCCGGCTCCACGAACCCGGCCAGCGCGCTGTACACCCCGGCCTTGAACTGCGGCGAGCGGGCAAGCAGCAACTCGCGCCCGCGCCGGATCAGCACCATCACGGCGGGTGACACGCGCGGCCACACGCGGTGATCACACGTCGGGCAGACACGGCAGGCCTCGTCCGGCAGCGCATCGGTCGCGCTACCGCATACGCCGCAGAACGCCTGGGTGCGATGGAAGGTGAGCAGCTGGCTGGCCCGTCCCGCCATCAGCCACAGGCCGTCTTCGATCAAGCCATGGCTTTGCCGCAACCCCAGCGCCTGCACCGGCAGCGCCGGCACCTGCGGCAATGCGAGCGCCTGTACCGGCCGGCCATGGTAATGGCCGACCAGCAGTGAGAGCGACGCCTGCGGCAGTGCCGGCAACAGCAGCCCCTGCTCGAACAGCAGCGCGTCGCCGGCAAAAGGCAGCGTCAGCGCATCGGCCAGCGGTGCAGCCAGCCAACGATAACCGGGAACGAAACCGTCGGGGAGCATGCTCAGGCCCAAGCCTTCCAGAACAGCGAGCATGCGGTCGCCAGTGTGATCACCTCGAAGGCACGCTTGATGGCGCGGTTGCCGCGCGCCAGTCCCCAATGCGCCCCCAGATACCCGCCCAGCACCGAAGCAGCAAGCAGTGCCGGCACCCAGGGCCAGTGCACGCCGGCCTGCAGCGCAAGCGCCACCGCGCCCGCACCATTCCAGAACAGGCCGACCAGCACCAGCGTGTAGGCCACTGCCTGCTTGTAATCCATGCCGAACCAGCCGATCAGCCACAGGGTGACGAACAACCCGGTGCCCGAGGCCAGCGACCCGTTGAGCATGCCGATGCCGAACAGCACGGCGCCCCCCAGCCACAGCTGCCAGCCATGGCGTGCCCGCGGCGCCGATTGCTGACCCAGTTGCGGCTGCAGCAGCGACTGCACCCCGAGCAACGCGGTCAACACCGCCAGCGCGAGCATGGCGGCACGCTCGGGCACCGCCAGGATCAGCTGCGCCCCCAGCCAGACACCGGGCAGCCCCCACGCCAGCACCACGGCGGAAAAGCGCCAATCCAGCGTACCCGCACGCAGATGCTTGAGCGTGGCGCCCGCGCCGAGCGCCACCGACGCGAGCTTGTGGGTCGAGAGCGCCACCGGAAACGGCAGCCCCAGGAACAGCAGGATGGGCAGCTGCAGCAGTCCGGCACCACCGCCGGCAAGCGAGGAGAGGGTGTTGGCCACCAGCGAGACGGCGAACAACAGGATCAGGTCAGGCATGGGACGCGGCAAGGGCGGAAAGCGTCGAGGGTACGACAAGGGCTGCGGCGCGACAACGCGGCAGCCTGCGGATTGCATCGCACAGTGTGGATATGGCTTGGCACGGCGGCGACGCAGATCTGCAGACTGGGGCTTGCCAGGAAGGCGCCCTTATGCTGACCCGGCCTCCGGTCGTCGCACCCGATGGAACTGACCGATATTTGACGCAACATGACAATTTCATTGTCATCAACAAGGAGCCGGTCATGCCTGCCAGCAACACAATGACCCTCACCCAGCCTGGCCCGCCAGCCCAGCCGCCCTGCATTTCCCGGCACAGGGTGGCGCGATCAAGCCGGCCGCGCTGCAGCAGGCCAAGGCTTCGCTCAAAGTGGTGCGCGACGTGCCGTTGGCACACGATCTGCCGCATATCCGGGCCGTGCGCGACGCACCGTTGAGCCCGATGCAATCCGCGCAGCACTACAACATCCAGCCCATCGGGCTCAACCCGATGCGGCAGCTCAACCCACACCGGTTCATCGATTTCTATACCGAGGCACGGCGCGAGCTGGCCACGCTGCGTGCGCCGGTGGTGCTGGGACCGGGCTTGGCCTTTCGCAGCCAGGGCGACCGGCTGGCGCAAAGCGTGAACGACTACGCGGCCAACCGGGTCGGCTACAACCAGCGGCGCGTCGGCCGCGGCCAGCAAGCGCTGCCTGATCTGAGTGTGGGGTTGGCGCTGGCGCCATTCGCTGCCGTTGCCATGAGCGGCCCGCAGCGACATACACCCGGCGTCGGGTCCGGATCGCTGATCGGCTTCGACCCCGGTCACCTCCTGCCATCGCCGGATACGCCGCACCAGCCGTTCGTGCCGCCCAGCATCGTGCTGGGGCACGAACTGATCCATGCCCGCGCCGCACAGCAGGGCAGGACGGCGCACAATTTCTGGCACGAGGCGTTCCAGACCGTGGGGTTGTCGGGCAGCCGGCGCTTCACCGAAAACCAGTTGCGTGCCGAACGTGGTATGACTCCCCGGACCAGCTACGCGGGCTTCACGCCGTAACCGGCGGGGCACCGGGCGCACGCGCCCCATCCGTTGCAGGCGGGGCACCGTGTTGCGGCAGGCCCGGCCATTGGGCATCGATCATTGCGCCAGCTGCCCCGCCGCGTCGCGCAATGCGGTGCGCAACCCCTCCTCGATCACCGGGTGGTAGAACGGCATCTCCAGCATCTGCGTGACCGTGAGCTGCATCTGGCAGGCCCAGGCCAGCGTATGCGCGATGTGCTCGGCGCTCGGGCCGATCCACTCGGCGCCCAGGAAGGCACCACTGGCACGGTCGGCATACACATGCATCAGGCCCCGGTTCTTCAGCATCACGCTTGCACGGCCCTGATCCTCGAAGTCGACCTTGCCGATGACGAAGCTATCGGGCGCCAGCTCGGCAAAGCGCTTGCCGACCATCGCGATCTGCGGGTCGCTGAACACCACCGCCAGCGGTGCGCGGCGCAGGCCGGGGCTGACTACCGGATAGCTGGCGGCATTGTTGCCGGCGGTCTTGCCCTCGTCGGCCGCCTCATGCAGCAGCGGCAGGATATTGTTGGCATCGCCCGCGATGAAGATCGGCGCATTGCCGCATTGCAACGTCTCGCGGTCGAACACCGGTACGCCACGGCCGTCGAGCGCGATGCCGGTCTGTTCCAGCCCCAGTCCCGCCACGTTGGGCTTGCGCCCGGTGGCGGCGAGCACATAGTCGAAACGCTCGGTCACCACCTGTCCGTCGCGCTGCACATAGCGGATCACCGCTTCGTTCCCGTCACGCGCCACGTGCTGCACCTCGGCGCTCGGATCGAGATGGAACTCCTGCTGGAACAGCGCGCGGGCGTGGTCACGGATCGCTGGATCGGAAAGTGGGCCGACCCCGCCGCCCACGCCGAACACGCGCACCGTCACCCCCAGCCGTGCCAGCGCCTGCCCCAGCTCCAGCCCGATCACGCCCGGGCCGAACACGGCGACCCGCCCTGGCAGCGTCTCCCAGGCGAATACGTCATCGTTGACCACCAGCCGGTCGCCCAATTCAAGAAAGGCCGTGGGAACGGCAGGGCTCGATCCGGTGGCGATCACCACGCGCGAAGCCTGGACCACGGTCTGCCCGCCCACCTGCAAGGTGGTGCGGTCGATGAAGCGGGCGTGGCCCGTCAATTTATCCTCGGCCGGGATGCCTTCGACCGAACGCAGCACGAAGCGGACGAAACGGTCCCGCTCGCGCTTGACCCGCTCCATCACCGCGATGCCGTCGATCACGACCTCACCGGCGATACGCACCCCGAACGGTGCGCTGTGGCGCAGTGCATGCGCCGCTTCGGCCGCGGCGATCAGCAGCTTGGAAGGCATGCAGCCGACCCGGGCGCAGGTGGTGCCGTACGGGCCGCCTTCGATCAGCAGCGTCCGCTTGCCGGCAGCCTTGGCGGCGCGGTAGGCGGCAAGGCCGGCAGTACCGGCACCGATCACGGCGACATCGGTGTTGATCTGGTTCATGGCGGGCTCCTCGTTATCGGTCGATCTCGGTCTGCAATCACAGGTTCAGCGGCAATACGGGGCCGCAACCGGCGTCGCTGGCGCGTCTACGGGCAGACGGACCAGATACGGCGGCTGGAAGGATCAGCGGCCCGGCCAGGGCGGGAAGGATGCCCCGACCGGGCCGGAATGGTGTTGAAGCAGCGTGGAGGGGACGGCGCAGACAGCGCCGTCCAGGGAGGTGTTACGCCGCCAGATACTGGGCAAGCTCTTCCGAGCCGCCGATTAACTGGCCATTGATGAACACCTGCGGTGCAGTCATCTTGCCGGACACGGCGCCCAGCACTTTGCCGCGGACCTTGTGCTCAAGCGGCAGGTCGATGAAGTCGTAGCCATGATCGGCAAGCAGCTGCTTGGCCTTGGCGCAGAACGGGCAGCCGACCTTGGAGAACACCACCGCCTGATCCGGCTTCTTGGCTTGCGGCGCGACGTAGGCGAGCATGGTGTCGGCATCCGAGACCTCGAACGGATCGCCTTCCTTCTCCGGCTCGATGAACATCTTGTCGACCACGCCGTCCTTGACCAGCATCGAATAGCGCCAGCTGCGCTTGCCAAAGCCGAGGTCGGCCTTGTCGACCAGCATGCCCATGCCGTCGGTGAATTCACCGTTGCCGTCCGGGATCATCACGATGTTCTGCGACTCCTGGTCCCTGGCCCATTCGTTCATCACGAAGGTGTCGTTGACCGAGACGCACAGGATGGCGTCGACACCATGCTGCTTGAACACCGAAGCCAGCTCGTTGTAGCGCGGCAGATGGGTGGACGAACACGTCGGGGTGAAAGCGCCGGGCAGCGAGAACAGCACCACCGTCCTGCCCTTGAACAGTTCATCGGTGGTCACGTTTTTCCATTCGTTGTTCTCGCGCACCCGGAATGTCACGTTGGGTACGCGTTGGCCTTCGTGGTTCTTCAGCATGGGAAGGTCTCCTTGATGTTGAGCAGTGGACTGCATGGCAGCGACGGGATGGAGTATCCCGTCCGGGGCTTCGATTGGTCCAATTGATTGTTTAAAGCATTTTGTTTGCAAAAAACTATGGTCACGCACGCCGAAAATGACACTGCCCGCCAAGGCGGGCAGTGCGACAAAGCACGGACGCATGTTCCGACAGGGACCGATACGGCCGTCCCGGTCGGCCAAGCGCGCTGCGCCTTGCCTGTGGCGGTCAGTGCAGCTGGTGCTTCAGCTGCGACAGCTCGTCGTGCGCCTGCTGGATTGCCTGGCGCAACGCCGGGTCCAGCCCATCCGCACTGCGGCAGGCCTGCATGGCCTGATCACCCAGTTTTTCAAGCCGATCCACGCAGGCCAGCAGCGACGCATCGTCCTGCTGCTGACGCAACTGCTGCTTGGCGTTGTCCGACTCCCGGTCAAGTTCGCTCAGCGTGCGCTGCAGTGCCTGCGGCACATTGGCACTGATCTGGCAGGCTTGCGCGGCTTGGTCGATACAACGTTCGATGCGGGAAAACCGTTGTTGCAGTTCACTCGCTTGCATGGCGTACCTCCTGGTTTGGAACGACCCTGAGCGGGCCGGGAGTTTTTCGTCCCTGCGCCTTTTGCGTGAGTTCCAACCGTTGAGGCATGCCAAAACCATGCCGCTGCAGCCGTTGCGTGGCGCGGTCTTCCCGGTTCCGTTGGCGGGTGGCGTACGACAGGCGGCGCAGTGCCCATGCGTCGGTCATGCCGAAGCGGCGGCTTCGAAAGCGGCGATCGCCGCCGGCGGGATCGGGTGGTAGGCGTTGTGGAACACCAGCGGGGTGAGCGGTGCGCCGGCCACCAGGTGCACGTGCCACGCCCCCACCTGGGCGACGGGCAGGCAGTCGTCGACCTCGATCAGATCATCGGTGTGCAACTGGTCCAGCCCCTGTAGCAACGCGGCCTTGGCCCGGCGCTTGAGCTGCCCCGTATCCTGGGCCACAGCGAACAGGCCGTCGTGGATCTCGGTGAAGCGCCCGGCGGCGTAGGCCCCCAGGTTAATGAAAAACAACCGCGGCTCACCACCGGCCGGGGTCGAGGCCAATTCGATGCGATAGCCGTCCACCGCGTCCAGCTCGCACCATGAATCGATATGCAGCCCCTTGGCCGTGCCGAACCACTGCGCCAGTAGTGCCGGATAACAATCCTCGATCCGTTCGCCGACGGCAAACACCACGTCGTGCAGCTCGATATGGCAACCGGGCGCACGCCCTCCCAGATAGACGGCAAAGAGTTTCATCGGCACTCCCAGGCAACAGCCCGTTCTTGGCAATCCTGCGCCCGCTGCATCAGTGCGGCAAAGCTCACTTGAGGCGCTGCAGCACCAGCGGCACGCTGCGCTCGCCATCGGCCAGCGTGATCTCGCCATCCTGCACCGTCACATGCAGGTTCATGCCGCGTTCGGCCAGCGCCCCCAACGCCGCCAGCGCGTCGTCATCGATCCGCCAGACCGAGAGGTGCTCATACCGCGCCGCCTGACTGGCAATGCCCTGCCACCACATTTCGGCTGCCCGTCCACCATAGGCGTAGATCACCGCCTCGGCCGCACGGGTGCAGGCTTTCTTGATCCGCTTCTCGTCAGGCTGGCCCAGGTCGATCCACAGCTCGGCCTCTCCCAGCAGATTGCGGCGCCACAATGCAGGCTCGTCCTCGTCGCTGATGCCGCGGCCGAAGGCCAGCGCGTCGTCCGCATGCAAGGCAAACGCCAGCACCCGCAGCATCATGCGCTCGTCGGTCTCCGAAGGGTGCCGCGCCACAGTCAGCCCATGCGTGGCGTAGTAGCCCCGATCCAGGTCGGCGATATTCAATTCGGCCTTGAAGATGGTGGATTTGAGCGCCATGCGGCCTTTTCCCGGGCAAAGGGCGCCAGTCTACCGCGTGTGCCTGCCTGACGGTGCGGCGCCATGGGTCAGCGCTACTCCGATTATCATAAAGCGCCCCGTCCATCCCGCACCTGATCATGCATGCCACCCTTCTTGAGCATCTGCTGCGCATAGACCGTCATGGCGAACGCATGCAACTCGGCCGTGCCGGGCTGTTCCAGTTCCGCCGCGAGACGCGGGTATTGCGCGCGCCGTTTTTCGCACCCTGCCTGATCGTGGTCCTGGCCGGGCACAAGCAGGTGCACCTCGGCGACACCCATGTCGCCTGCCGGCCAGGGCAATGGATCGCCGTCGGGGCCGGCCAGGAGATCAGCTTTACCAATGTGCCCGATCCGCAGCTGGGCTTCTTCGCCGGGCTTACTGTCGTCGGCGATACCGGATGGATGAAGCGCTTCGCCCGGCAATATGCCGCCCAGCTGCCCGCCACACTGAGCGGCGATCTGGTGTTCACACCCGACGCCGTGTGCTGGAAGACGCTGTCGGACTACGTGGAACAGGTGCTGTTGCCACAGCGCACCCCATTGGACGAAACCTTGGTGGAACATCGTTGGCAGACGCTGTGGCTGGCGCTGGCACGGCAGGGGGTGGCGCGCGATCTGGTGCTGGCCGAACCGGACAGCTGGCGCGAACGCGTGGTGCGGCTCATCGATTTCGATCCGGCCGCGGATTGGCGGATGGGGGACGTGGCCGGCCGGCTGGCGGTGAGCGAAGCGACGCTGCGACGGCGGCTGGCCGAGGAGGACGCCAGCTTCGCCGGCCTGCTGGCGGATGTACGCATGGGCCGGGCGCTGATCCTGGTGATGCAGACCCGGCAGTCGGTGCAGCAGATCGCACTGGCATGCGGCTATACCTCGCCATCCCGCTTCACCGACGCATTCCGCGCGCGGTTTGGCCTGACCCCTACCGCACTGCGCGAAAACGGCTCGCAGGCGCTGATGCCAGCCTGATCAACCCGGCGGCAGTCGGCTGAGCAGCAGGCCGTGTTGCGCCGCACGCACCCGCGGAACACCCGCAGGTCGGCATTGAGCGCCGCGGTCCGAAGATTGCGCGCTTCGGGCGAGACGTCGGCACGGCAAGCCCCTATTGTTCAAAGCCCGCGTTTCAAACCGGAGAACCCCGAATGAAGCAGATCTCTATCCTGTTGGCCCTGCTGCCCGCGCTCGCGTGGGCCGATTTCAAACTCAGCAGCGCGGACGTGCCCGCCGAGACCACGGTCGCGGAAAAACACGTCTACGTCGGCTATGGCTGCAACGGCGGCAACCA is a genomic window containing:
- a CDS encoding helix-turn-helix domain-containing protein; its protein translation is MHATLLEHLLRIDRHGERMQLGRAGLFQFRRETRVLRAPFFAPCLIVVLAGHKQVHLGDTHVACRPGQWIAVGAGQEISFTNVPDPQLGFFAGLTVVGDTGWMKRFARQYAAQLPATLSGDLVFTPDAVCWKTLSDYVEQVLLPQRTPLDETLVEHRWQTLWLALARQGVARDLVLAEPDSWRERVVRLIDFDPAADWRMGDVAGRLAVSEATLRRRLAEEDASFAGLLADVRMGRALILVMQTRQSVQQIALACGYTSPSRFTDAFRARFGLTPTALRENGSQALMPA
- a CDS encoding DUF1543 domain-containing protein; protein product: MKLFAVYLGGRAPGCHIELHDVVFAVGERIEDCYPALLAQWFGTAKGLHIDSWCELDAVDGYRIELASTPAGGEPRLFFINLGAYAAGRFTEIHDGLFAVAQDTGQLKRRAKAALLQGLDQLHTDDLIEVDDCLPVAQVGAWHVHLVAGAPLTPLVFHNAYHPIPPAAIAAFEAAASA
- a CDS encoding type III secretion system effector protein — translated: MPLAHDLPHIRAVRDAPLSPMQSAQHYNIQPIGLNPMRQLNPHRFIDFYTEARRELATLRAPVVLGPGLAFRSQGDRLAQSVNDYAANRVGYNQRRVGRGQQALPDLSVGLALAPFAAVAMSGPQRHTPGVGSGSLIGFDPGHLLPSPDTPHQPFVPPSIVLGHELIHARAAQQGRTAHNFWHEAFQTVGLSGSRRFTENQLRAERGMTPRTSYAGFTP
- a CDS encoding YaeQ family protein yields the protein MALKSTIFKAELNIADLDRGYYATHGLTVARHPSETDERMMLRVLAFALHADDALAFGRGISDEDEPALWRRNLLGEAELWIDLGQPDEKRIKKACTRAAEAVIYAYGGRAAEMWWQGIASQAARYEHLSVWRIDDDALAALGALAERGMNLHVTVQDGEITLADGERSVPLVLQRLK
- a CDS encoding dihydrolipoyl dehydrogenase, which produces MNQINTDVAVIGAGTAGLAAYRAAKAAGKRTLLIEGGPYGTTCARVGCMPSKLLIAAAEAAHALRHSAPFGVRIAGEVVIDGIAVMERVKRERDRFVRFVLRSVEGIPAEDKLTGHARFIDRTTLQVGGQTVVQASRVVIATGSSPAVPTAFLELGDRLVVNDDVFAWETLPGRVAVFGPGVIGLELGQALARLGVTVRVFGVGGGVGPLSDPAIRDHARALFQQEFHLDPSAEVQHVARDGNEAVIRYVQRDGQVVTERFDYVLAATGRKPNVAGLGLEQTGIALDGRGVPVFDRETLQCGNAPIFIAGDANNILPLLHEAADEGKTAGNNAASYPVVSPGLRRAPLAVVFSDPQIAMVGKRFAELAPDSFVIGKVDFEDQGRASVMLKNRGLMHVYADRASGAFLGAEWIGPSAEHIAHTLAWACQMQLTVTQMLEMPFYHPVIEEGLRTALRDAAGQLAQ
- the nudC gene encoding NAD(+) diphosphatase, with the translated sequence MLAVLEGLGLSMLPDGFVPGYRWLAAPLADALTLPFAGDALLFEQGLLLPALPQASLSLLVGHYHGRPVQALALPQVPALPVQALGLRQSHGLIEDGLWLMAGRASQLLTFHRTQAFCGVCGSATDALPDEACRVCPTCDHRVWPRVSPAVMVLIRRGRELLLARSPQFKAGVYSALAGFVEPGETLEACAHREVYEEVGLRIGNLRWFGSQSWPFPHSLMLAFLADYVEGEIVPQPGEIEDAAWFTPEALPDLPSRGSIAYRLIQAALAELPAPR
- a CDS encoding glutathione peroxidase, which encodes MLKNHEGQRVPNVTFRVRENNEWKNVTTDELFKGRTVVLFSLPGAFTPTCSSTHLPRYNELASVFKQHGVDAILCVSVNDTFVMNEWARDQESQNIVMIPDGNGEFTDGMGMLVDKADLGFGKRSWRYSMLVKDGVVDKMFIEPEKEGDPFEVSDADTMLAYVAPQAKKPDQAVVFSKVGCPFCAKAKQLLADHGYDFIDLPLEHKVRGKVLGAVSGKMTAPQVFINGQLIGGSEELAQYLAA
- a CDS encoding sulfite exporter TauE/SafE family protein — protein: MPDLILLFAVSLVANTLSSLAGGGAGLLQLPILLFLGLPFPVALSTHKLASVALGAGATLKHLRAGTLDWRFSAVVLAWGLPGVWLGAQLILAVPERAAMLALAVLTALLGVQSLLQPQLGQQSAPRARHGWQLWLGGAVLFGIGMLNGSLASGTGLFVTLWLIGWFGMDYKQAVAYTLVLVGLFWNGAGAVALALQAGVHWPWVPALLAASVLGGYLGAHWGLARGNRAIKRAFEVITLATACSLFWKAWA